The Geodermatophilaceae bacterium NBWT11 genome has a segment encoding these proteins:
- the lepB gene encoding signal peptidase I: MSTDRPTGPADADESGAAHRVEGGDQSGDAVAVGRFSRRARRRDRDAEKKKGSLLRELPVLLVVAFVLALLVKTFLVQAFFIPSGSMETTLHGCTGCTGDRVLVTKPPYWFSDPQPGDIVVFQGPDTWTPEVQVAEPSNPVTSALLFLGRAIGVAPPSEDDYVKRVIATGGQTVQCCDEQGRITVDSEPLDEPYIYENTPLESRAFGPVTVPEGRLWVMGDHRSASADSRVHVGDQYAGTVAVDDVIGKASVIVWPLDRISLLDSPDIQPQQQAAGPAVQGVQADVVAVAPLLLGLVGAVPITAARRRRRFRRARASGPSRRPPGTGWRRIRPAPRTRPGRLREE, from the coding sequence ATGAGCACCGACCGGCCCACGGGGCCCGCCGACGCCGACGAGTCCGGCGCCGCCCACCGGGTCGAGGGCGGGGACCAGAGCGGCGATGCCGTGGCCGTCGGCCGCTTCTCCCGCCGGGCCCGACGCCGCGACCGGGACGCCGAGAAGAAGAAGGGCTCGCTCTTGCGCGAGCTGCCCGTGCTCCTGGTCGTGGCCTTCGTGCTGGCGCTGCTGGTGAAGACGTTCCTCGTGCAGGCCTTCTTCATCCCCTCGGGCTCCATGGAGACCACGCTGCACGGGTGCACCGGGTGCACCGGTGACCGCGTGCTGGTGACCAAGCCCCCGTACTGGTTCTCCGACCCGCAGCCCGGGGACATCGTGGTCTTCCAGGGCCCGGACACCTGGACCCCCGAGGTGCAGGTCGCCGAGCCCAGCAACCCGGTCACCTCGGCCCTGCTGTTCCTGGGCCGGGCGATCGGCGTGGCGCCGCCGAGCGAGGACGACTACGTCAAGCGGGTCATCGCCACCGGCGGGCAGACCGTGCAGTGCTGCGACGAGCAGGGCCGGATCACCGTGGACAGCGAGCCGCTCGACGAGCCCTACATCTACGAGAACACCCCGCTGGAGTCCCGCGCCTTCGGCCCGGTGACCGTGCCCGAGGGCCGGCTGTGGGTGATGGGCGACCACCGGTCGGCCTCGGCGGACTCCCGCGTGCACGTCGGGGACCAGTACGCCGGCACCGTCGCGGTGGACGACGTCATCGGCAAGGCCTCGGTGATCGTCTGGCCGTTGGACCGGATCTCGCTGCTGGACAGCCCGGACATCCAGCCGCAGCAGCAGGCTGCCGGGCCCGCCGTCCAGGGCGTGCAGGCCGACGTCGTCGCCGTGGCCCCGCTGCTGCTCGGGCTGGTCGGGGCCGTCCCGATCACCGCGGCCCGGCGCCGGCGACGGTTCCGGCGGGCCCGGGCGAGCGGCCCGTCCCGTCGTCCCCCGGGCACCGGCTGGCGGCGGATCCGGCCGGCTCCGCGCACCCGACCCGGTCGCCTCCGGGAGGAATGA
- a CDS encoding response regulator transcription factor, with the protein MSSPTVSTTRGVTRVLLLADAPVLRRGLISMINETAGMQAVGTPGEPRRALTLVESARPDAVVVELGAGRAATLNACRDLRRRFPRVAIVALATSEDPAVVNEALAAGVRGYLLMNTSPTLLGWAVLAARAGRTVVDPQIRRTEAASVPAVKELTPSVPLTRRESDVLDELIQGQSNRAIGRNLFISEDTVKSHVKAILRKLGARDRAHAVSLVLSARNPGCACGSHVLSTADVDAPAAV; encoded by the coding sequence ATGTCCAGCCCCACGGTCAGCACCACCCGCGGCGTCACCCGCGTGCTCCTCCTCGCTGACGCCCCGGTCCTGCGCCGAGGGCTGATCAGCATGATCAACGAGACGGCCGGCATGCAGGCGGTCGGGACGCCGGGGGAGCCCCGCCGGGCCCTGACCCTGGTCGAGTCCGCCCGCCCCGACGCCGTCGTCGTGGAACTGGGTGCCGGCCGCGCCGCCACCCTCAACGCCTGCCGCGACCTGCGTCGCCGCTTCCCCCGCGTCGCCATCGTCGCGCTGGCCACCTCGGAGGACCCGGCGGTCGTCAACGAGGCGCTCGCCGCCGGCGTCCGGGGCTACCTGCTCATGAACACCTCGCCCACCCTGCTCGGCTGGGCCGTGCTCGCCGCCCGTGCCGGCCGCACCGTCGTCGACCCGCAGATCCGCCGCACCGAGGCCGCCTCGGTGCCTGCGGTCAAGGAGCTCACCCCCTCGGTGCCGCTGACTCGCCGGGAGTCCGACGTGCTCGACGAGCTCATCCAGGGCCAGAGCAACCGCGCCATCGGGCGCAACCTGTTCATCAGCGAGGACACCGTGAAGTCCCACGTCAAGGCCATCCTGCGCAAGCTGGGTGCCCGCGACCGGGCCCACGCGGTCTCCCTGGTGCTCTCGGCCCGCAACCCGGGCTGCGCGTGCGGCAGCCACGTCCTCTCCACCGCCGACGTGGACGCACCCGCCGCCGTCTGA
- a CDS encoding 50S ribosomal protein L19, with protein sequence MNTLDALDAESLRNDIPDFRPGDTVKVHVRVIEGTRSRIQVFQGAVIRRQGGGIRETFTVRKVSFGVGVERTFPVHTPVVEQIEVLTRGDVRRAKLYYLRDLRGKAAKIKEKRDVVSR encoded by the coding sequence ATGAACACCCTGGACGCCCTCGACGCCGAGTCGTTGCGCAACGACATCCCCGACTTCCGCCCCGGGGACACCGTGAAGGTGCACGTGCGGGTCATCGAGGGCACCCGCTCGCGCATCCAGGTCTTCCAGGGCGCGGTCATCCGTCGCCAGGGTGGCGGCATCCGCGAGACCTTCACCGTCCGCAAGGTCAGCTTCGGCGTCGGCGTGGAGCGCACCTTCCCGGTGCACACCCCCGTGGTCGAGCAGATCGAGGTCCTCACCCGCGGTGACGTCCGCCGGGCGAAGCTGTACTACCTCCGCGACCTGCGCGGCAAGGCCGCCAAGATCAAGGAGAAGCGGGACGTCGTCTCCCGCTGA
- a CDS encoding NUDIX domain-containing protein, with the protein MSWVRPTARVLVLSPDHRVLLLGARLTGPDTPPGDVLFWYTPGGGVEDGESLRVAAARELAEEVGLVVDPAVLEGPVWLRRHVGEFGGREIDSRETFFVLRDVVHEVDAGGRTALELLGDEPHRWWSADEVAAGDVAFAPRELAGLLPQLLAGPWSGPPRVVDA; encoded by the coding sequence GTGAGCTGGGTCCGGCCGACCGCCCGGGTGCTCGTGCTCTCCCCGGACCACCGGGTGCTGCTCCTGGGCGCCCGGCTGACTGGCCCGGACACCCCGCCCGGCGACGTGCTGTTCTGGTACACCCCCGGCGGGGGAGTGGAGGACGGGGAGTCCCTGCGGGTCGCCGCGGCCCGGGAGCTCGCCGAGGAGGTCGGACTCGTCGTCGACCCCGCCGTCCTCGAGGGGCCGGTCTGGCTCCGTCGGCACGTCGGGGAGTTCGGCGGCCGCGAGATCGACAGCCGGGAGACGTTCTTCGTGCTCCGGGACGTCGTCCACGAGGTCGACGCCGGCGGCCGGACGGCGTTGGAGCTGCTCGGCGACGAGCCGCACCGCTGGTGGTCGGCCGACGAGGTGGCCGCCGGGGACGTCGCCTTCGCCCCCCGGGAGCTCGCCGGCCTGCTGCCCCAGCTGCTCGCCGGACCCTGGTCCGGGCCGCCCCGGGTCGTCGACGCCTGA